The DNA region gaaaagaaaacaacagaatgctagcaagacgttgtagattttacatggtgaagttggccgaagaacaagcatcatcaataggtagagaactaacatctacAGAAAGAAGATATGccttaagaaatccaaaataTTGTTCGGAGGACGATATTGTGaacttctattctgatgatgattaggggttattttggtttACTATCTTAGTTtgtgggtcatttaagtttcggAGTCATGcggttaatttttattttttatatattatgaagtcatcaatttgaaaaaaaattagtatgtttttaattttctttgattgttatagtctattattaatttatataagcTTCTTGGAGTTAGTAATACATACAAAGTTCAACAAttcacaattttaaagaaaatacaaataaattagtacGTAAAAGATGCTGATTACATAATACGTGAAAACGTACAACtagtaaaaacaaaatatataaaaataacaaaaaaatacattgaaataataaacttaaaaaacaaaatacatagaaataaacaacaacaacaacaacaacaacaagatagcacaaataatcttccaaaatttcagtttttctttcaaagcattTTTCTCGTGTTGAGTGTCTCTAAGGTTAGCCTTgaaaaaactttatttttctttggattctttaAGCAAGACCTCCAAAAGGTCAATTTCTTGAGCTTCCATAAGCTTAAACTGCAAGTGAAACTTCACGGTATCTCTAGTGATACGTGAGGTCGCGGTACCTCTATCAACATGAGGCTTTTTAAACTTTGCTGCCATAATTTTATCCACGGGATTGCTATCTTCCCATCgaaaatgtttgcaaccattcatatcctataaacattacaagaaaatcagtttttgaaagtaaaatatgtagatattgtgaaaataaaattaaccctAAAAACTTATAAAAACACTTACTTCAAGCACTTTACAACGCCAAAAACGACGACCCGAATTATCTTGCGTCTTTGATGTTTTTAGCTTATAATAATAACCGCATTCACAAACATCGGGTTCTATAGCAAAGTTTGACGTTTTGGAgctttgagacatgatttttttttggggttgggggggggggggggttgaagTATGTTGTAAGAGTAAAAATGGAGGAGGTGAAGAGTGACTTGAAAATGGCTAGCTAGGGGTTTATATAAGTGTTTTTCAAGACTAATTTTGGCGCGTAATAGTGACTTAAATGTAAAGTTAGGATTCggattgcgcactaaattagtgcgcgaAAGACACTttggtcacttttttttttttttataggttATTTTGGTATCCAAATCCACTTCTTGGATCATTTAAGTTCTATGGACTCGCCCTGGGCTCGATTCTGACCTTTAAAATGTAGTCACATTGGATGACAAAAATCATTACCACATACAGTTTCTTTTTACATAGTATACTAAGTTTACAGTCAGTTTTCAGCCAAGCAAGCATTGTTTCATAAATTGACATTCTTGGTTTAAGCAGACCAAAACTATCAAGCAATATTTTTGGTCTTCTACAGGATAGGTAGAATGATCCTTTGGTCTGATATGAATCAGCTTTTTTAGTTAAAACGGTTTTACTATATATATGGTGATTACCACAAAGTTTAATTTCTTGCTCCATTCCCATATGTTACAATAAAGCATAATGTTTATGGGAAGGCAAGAGGGAACTTCTATAAGAAAAGAGGAAATATTACTCTTGGAAATTATATTGAGTTCTCGACAAGCGGAAAAGGGGCCATAGTCATTCATGGAAGAATATAAATCCGCTGGAGTCCATTTCAACGGATGCAGAGGAGGCCCGCAATTTTCTGCAAAATTTAGTAATGCTTCATGGATATGGAGATGACGTTTCTTTGGGAAATTTCAACATGATAGCTGGAAGTTCTTTCAATTAATTAATGCGTCGGAGAAGCATAGTTTACAACCCACTCTAAGAAAATAATTCAATCCTCATCATTTGTAGGAACACAAATAAGCCATTACAAAACTTCCAAGAACCGGGGCAAGTCCACACTCTGGTGTAATTAGGAACATTTGCTAATATGATCAATTAATCACCAACCAAAAAAGTACTGTTTTATTTATTAAACAATCCTGCCAAAGGCCACAGCTCGCAGCCATTAAAAACAAGGCACATGTACAAACACTACTTGGGTATTACCAACTCCAACTAATACAGTAATATGCATCGAACAAGACGTTGCAAAAATAGCACAGAAAATATCAACCATACACTAGATGCTTCAACCTTTATTAAATCCTGCTAGAGATAGCCACAAGTTCTTCAGTGCAACACCAAACAATCTTGAGGCATATGTGAGGCCACTTGCGGACCAGGAGAATCTGGAATTTCCTTCTCTGGATTGATGCTTGTATCCCCCTCTGTTTCTTGCAGATCAGCTGCTTCAGAAATATAACTTTTCACTTCTTCAAATCTCTCCTCCGATAAAGAAACCTCAGAAAGAAgtttccatgcacgttcctctGATGCATCGTTGTAATCCTCTGTTCGCTTAAGCACCATATGTCCACTAATTTCCCACACAGCAGGGTTCATCTGAGTGTTGAGGAGCTCTTGGTCTACAACTCCAAGTGCTTGCTTCTCTGCATAACACTAAACAATCATCCCAGAAAGGATGATGTAAGCTTCACCATCAGAGATATTTGTAAGCACAAGTCACAAAATATTTCATGCACATAACCTGCTATTCTACTATAACAGAAACTCGGTTCTAAAGCAAGTTTAAAGTTGAATGTTTCGAGGTTCCCCCGCTACTGAATTTACAACTAATGCTAAAAGATCAAAAGTTGAACTAATTGCTTTTATTTTTCCAGCTATGATTATAAGTGAAGAGCCTTTATCTCTTTATCTGTTGCAGTTGTTAACAGACACTGAGCAATCATGGGAAAATGATATACAGATGGCTTCTACATGCATCTGATAAAAGCGGGTTCTAAGGAGTTCGGGCGATGTCCAACAATGTGTACACCTTGTTTCATAAGGGGCTTGTCTTTTGCACTTTTAGCTGGGGTTTTGAAATTTCTTACTGATGACGGGTAATTTAGTCACCTTGAGATTATCTGGTTTGTTTGCTTAGTTACAATAAAAGAGAAGAGCAAACTAATCAGCAATCCCAAGTCTGCAAACCCTCTATGATGCAGGTTGATTAAGTCAACGTGAATCTAACAAAGTCCGATTCAGATAACCAAGTTCTGGAaaaatctctctctttttctttttttttttgataagttcTCATCTGGGTTCTTTATTTGCCAACTAGAAAGCAACAACAGAGAAAAAACCCAGGGTTTAAACTGGGATTTGTCTAGACGCACTTTCTTGAAGGAATCAGGTAACAAATGTGACTCATTGTTCACAACCCTGTCAGGtacagtgttatcaaaagcgaaaagcgcataaaagctctaaggtcagctggggctttaagcgcaaagtgCAAAAAAGCGTGCGCTTTAATGAAGAAAGGCGCAATGGcgcaaaaatacaaatatatatatatataaaatccaagactaataataataataataataataataataataataataataataataagcatgaataacaaatatatagacaaagaaattgtaaaaacatttCGAGAAAGTGAAAATGTGAAATATCAAATATCTAGTGTCATCTCTGCAAGAGAGGCTCAtcggcaaggaaaagtatgccttagagccttgatgatgacactgaagcgcacataaagtgaggcgaagcgctcaacatgttttgagcctcacttcagggcttaagcgcgcctttgacaacactggtCAGGTATCACTAACGATCCCCTCATTATAACTCCTTCCAATGTTCATTATGGCTTCATTTGTACTGTTTTCCAACTTTATCCTATTTCCAGTATCTAGCTCATCGAAATTCATCAAGTGAAATTACTTCCTACAGACGTTCGCAGATTTGCAATCAGCAGGTATTAACTGATATTTATGCATTTCTCAAAGAACCTAACAAGGATTCATCAAAGCTTCTCAACAGTAGAGATGTACTGGTGAACCTAAGAGAAACCTTCTAGAAATGCTGTAGCAACAAGTACACGAACTTAGACAAGGGAGATTTATTTACCTGAGGGAACAGAAAAATCTTCTTTCCACACTGAGCAATGAGAATGTTGAAAGGGATGTTTTTGTTCTGAAGGGAGATGCAGGAATTGACAACAGCATCAGACAAATCACGGACCGTACTTCCTTTTCCACCCTCAAAAGCAAAACCTCGTACGGGGTAATCTAATAACTTAGAAACAATAACTCCATCGCCACCCAGCCCCTTCCTTGCCAGTATCTTCAGTGTTGGTGCTTTCTCAACTGGAAATGGGACTGACAAGTAATATGCCTATCATCAATGGCAGTAAGACAGTTAGGTCATGCTAAACAAATAATTAGAAATTATTTGCTTAACCCATTACCTGGAAGTGGAGGTGGTTTATGGTGGCAAAGGCGCCCAAACTGTTATAACCCACCCTAAAGAAGGGATCTGCCAGTTCTTTGGCTAAATGGAGAGCAATTGCGAAACTATCACGATCAATTCTCTGAGGTAAGCAATCAAGAACTCGAGGTATCAAAAGCACATGTCCATACTCGATTGGGCTCACCTAAAAAACAAGATTCATAAGACAAAATGAATCTGATCATAACTACAACAAAGGTACCAAAGCACTTTCCTTACGTTGATAGCAACAACACTAGGTGAAATACCAGCATCTACTCCCATGCCCGAAAAGTAATGGGGCTTGTGGTCAGTGCTTGGTTCAAATCTGAAAAGCACTTCTTCCTGGCCCACTTTGGTAAAATTGAATTTGTTTTCATCAAAAGGCTGAAGAACCTTATCAATGCGAAACTCTGTTGGGCGCTTCTTTAGGTGGCGTCCCTCATTCAGCTGTGCAATAAAACCATGTCTCCCAGGAATGACCTTCGACTCACAGGCTGTTACATCATATCGAAATAGTCCCTGGCTCATCCGCTCCTCCCAGAGACCTAACATCAAATTGTTCAAGAAAGATATCTGGCACTCCTCTTCAGGCAAGGTATGAATGTCATTTTCGATTGGCTCATTGTCGTCATTCTTGAATGCATATAGAGGAAGCCTGGAAACTGAAATGAAGCAagaacataaataaaaatgCAGGTAACTACAATCCGAACCTCATTTTTAACACTTTTGGCTAAGCAAGATGTATCCACTACGAAACAGAAGTCGGATAGATCTATTCGATAAACAAAATCATCAAAGGCGCGCAGCACACCTTTGGCTTCCTCAGAAAATCCATGCAATTTTCTTAATTCTGCATTAAGGTATATGCAAAGTGGATATCTTTACCTCATACTTTCAACAAATCTAAGATACATAGACCATGCGGTTATATCAAAACTAACGCCACAAATAGTAGACTACAAGTCTGCCGTTTTAAAAAACTAACAGTATGAGGCTCATAGAGTACATTCAATCTATAGGCTATATATAAACATTCATGTTTccattaataaattttttttaaaaaaaaaggcagcccggtgcacaagAGGTGTGATGTAGACAGTCTAGCATTAGTGGTCACTTCCACGTTCAGGTTTCCATGTATACTGGCAAAAGCTGAATTTACAATATAGTTACAGCTGTATTGTATGCTCAACTCTTATCTTAGTGCTATAATATTTTGTTAATAATTATTCAATAATACCcacataaaagtaactaaatcaaATACCAGGAAAAGAAAATCAGACATACAGAAACAGGCCTCCAACTTTCAGAAAGTTCATAAGATCCGAACACCCAATATATGATTCACAATAAAACATATCCTCCCAAAGATAGAGATTTCAAGAATGGAAAGACAAACCAGGCATGCAGCATTTTCCAAGGCACTTGCGACCACAACCCAGGTCAGGAACATCGTCTTGGTGGTTGGAAACTAGGGTCGGCACCCTCTTTATAGTCAACATCCTTCCTGTTCTTGGATAGGATAAtcaataatatatttatatatctacgtctctctctctctctatatgtatatatatatatgttatgtgcactttagaagaaaaaataggAGAGAGGGAAAAGGGGACCGCCGCCGGCGAGGAAGAGGAGATCGGAGGGGCAACCGCCTTCAGAGGGTGAGGCACCCCTACCACCGTGTGGGGAAGGGATTCGCTGCTTGTCGTCCACCAGAAGAGATGGATTGTCGATCAACACTTTGTTGTGGTGATGAATTGTGAGAATAAAAACGAAAGATCCAAGAAGAGCCGTGATTGAATTTGTGTAAGATCAACAAATAACTACTTCATTCATTAACATCTTCTTCTGGAATTTAGCACTGAATTTTGGAAAGATGCTTTTATGGGTTAGGTGGGGGGGTGGCGTTTGGTGCTCCGATGCTCTCTCTCCTTCGCCGCTTCTGCACTTTGCTTTTTGGTCAATAAAAAAACTGTTTGAATGTTTGATTGAGTTTGTATTATTGTATGGCTTGGCAGCCTCCCCAACTTTAATATAAAAGCCTAAATTATCCTCATTATATGTAGTTCCAAAATACACCTTCTATCCTACACATATTGACATAATAATTTGAGATATTTCTCTCCAAATTTTATTTCCTAATACTAATCTCCCTTCCAAGATATTACACATACTAGCAATATATGTCCGTGACatgtttattcactttaattagctaGTATTTaaagtttgtattttgaaaataacttttaaaaacattctaaaaTTGTTATTATATCTAGCAACATATACAGAATGTATTTTAtataccatcactttagttatatttagaaaatagagtttaaaaattaaaaacatatgatggaattaagtctttgagatgaaAAGAGTCAGACTTTTTTCTTattatcatgacaatgaaagttgttcatcgatgtgaaaTAGAAttttagtaagaatatgagagaaaaataatattttgaatctagattttttcttttaaattctttaatatcttatatgtataccgacaggttgatatccatctcaattaattaattgttcaaatccaaacataagaaccattgttgtatatattggattttttaaaaccaaaactaataaaatatttttattaaattaattaaaaatatattataattttttctattatcaattatagataaaaagaattgttaaaaagaaatcaaaattagaaaaatatatgttatatgtaaataaccaaattttaatttcgaaatgaaaatatatctaAGTGGATTAAAAGATAGTtagttaaagtgtacaatttatataaattttggtacaaatttacattgctattgttcgtcctctcttcacaTTTAAAGTactgacaaagaagaaaaatggggataaaagtcactcccttcgttcacttttacttatccatgttaacatatcaagagaaagatttttgttcttgttattaattttatccttcacattaatttcgcatttttaaattattttccaaggctattgagacttataccaataaatattaatattatggtaaaatatatactccctccgtcccatattactacTTTTCCTTTTGCACGGCccttaaaaaatcataaataaaagatatattttactatcttacccctatctctcttcaataaatacattctaatcaaaattgactattttcaagaacatttattactaagggtaagatgagaaaaatttgattaattttatcttgattttgtaaatgaacaagtaatttggacatatatttttagtaatgtggccaagtaatatgggacggagagggtaagatgagaaagatttaattaattttacttggctttataaatgaacaagtaatttgaaCATATATTCTTAGTAATGTGACcaaataatatgggacggagggagtacttcatttattaattcttaaaaaatgtgaaaagtcaaaagtaaataagtaaaagtgcacggtggaaataaatatgtgtcggagaattaaaattgaagtgcatacgtgtatagatgagaagagaataaatattcagtactatgacatatgtccacgttggataaaaaagtagtttagtaatgtgACAAAGTAATATAGGACGGAGggaatacttcatttattaattctttaagaacttgaaaagtcaaaagtgaacaagtaaaagtgcgcagaggaaataaatgtgttggagaattaaaattgaagtacatACGTGTAtgcatgagaagagaataaatattcagtagcCAAGTACTATGAGACGGAGAGGATAACATGGgaaaaatttcattaattttatcGTGCTTTTATAAATGAATAAGTAAtttagacatatatttttaataatgtaaCCAAATACTCGTTTTCATGAAAATGCATAACAAACTCAATGACCAATGAGATTGGTCCAAGTTTATAGTACTATTACTATTGATATTGCTCGTAGTACAGTAATTGACAGAAATATAGtacatgttttcttaaaaatgcaTAACAAATTCAATGACCAATGAGATTGGTCCAAGTTTATAGTACAATTGATACTGCTGTTAATACACGTTTTTATTAAAATGCATAACAAATTCAATGACCAATGAGATTGGTCCAAATTTATAGTACAATTGATATAGCTCTTAGTACAGTAATTGATACggagtatttcatttattaattcttaaagaacttgaaaagtcaaaagtgaataagtaaaagtgcatggtagaaataaatatgtatcggagaattaaaattgaagtgcatacgtgtatatatgagaagagaatacatattcagtattatgacatatgtccacgtgggataaaaaagtaatttAGTAATGTGACAAAGTAATATGGAACGGAGGgggtacttcatttattaattcttaaagaacttgaaaagtcaaaagtgaacaagtaaaagtaaacagaggaaataaatgtatcagagaattaaaattgaagaccacacgtgtatatatgagaagagaataaatattaagtagccaagtaatatgggacggagagggTAAGATGGggaagatttaattaattttatcgtaattttgtaaatgaacaagtaatttagacatatatttttagtaatgtggccaaatactcattttcataaaaatgCATAACAAACACGTTTTCATTAGAATGAATAGCAAATTCAATGACCAATGAGATTGGTCCAAGTTTATAGTACAATTGATATTGCTGTTAATACACGTTTTCATTAGAATGAATAACAAATTCAATGACCAATGAGATTGGTCCAAGTTTATAGTACAATTGTTATTGCTCTTGGTACAGAAATTGATTGCATTGTTCGTCCCTCTACCACatttatatatagtagaaatatagTATCTTTTACTTTAACTTTCTGAACagttcttttaatttatttgtcaatataaaaattataattttttattaatttatcctTTGCTAGGATATATTCttctaattaattttataaatgattttattaaCAAATTCTTTAAGAAGTAAAAGCATAATTCGGCTGAAGAAactaatattataaatattttgttaacCTAATTCCTTGTGAAATGAGGTGGTGTGATATGGATTCCAGATGAATATGTTTCATGTTGTTTGTAATGTAGGCACctatttcttgaattcaaattacacacaaaaaaaaaaaaatagaaagaaattctAGTTACTTATTTGAAGAAACTAGTTTCTGGATACGCACGATGTGCactttattttgtaattaaggaaggaaaaatttatttaaaaattgtgtttgacatataaaataaaagtgtAAGTTGATGAtgaataacttttttttcttaaagatgttgaatgttaaattttatatataactaACACAATAAAGGATGAAACCGTCTACAGAAGTCCTCAATAATCCGTTAATAATTTTACTTATAATTTGTTTCAGTTTTATAATTTTATCATTTCAACTTTACAAATTATCATACTACAATTTTAGTCTCAACGAAAAtatgtaacttttgaaaatctaGATAGTACTGTTAGAGGAAAAGGACTAAAAAATATTATGTAACTTAAGTAAAAGGACTACAAATTCGACATGATATATGTAAATCTATCGAATATTGATTATAATATTAACATCCATGGTAATCATTCCaagaattaattataattaaaaagaaaaagcaaatcaaaatcaatctCACGAAAGAAAAACGAGAAGATTTTTTTGAGTCATGAAAATACCTGAAAAAGAGATATAACTCGTAGGTTATGAAAAGGAGACAAATATCTATTCAAACTCAAATCCTTTAACAATTCATGAATTtagctcatatatatatatatatatatatatatatatatatatatatatatatatatatatatatatatatatatatatataataaatagcTAGAAGATCAAAGAAGCAAggatgaaaaatttagaaagcCTGAGAAACTTGAAACTAACTAAATAAGTGTAAAGGCAAGTAAACAAAGAGACCAAAAATGGTAATGGCTCTTAGGCATCATTAATATGACTGAacaatttttattataaatgcacttatgtttttgtatattattagaattaattatttaatattttaaaaggaTATAAATGTTTATCAACGTTTTAGGGATATTTTGTCTTTTAACTTAGACTTAAGATCTTTCCACTTTTAGTAAAGTAATACtccctttgtctcaatttatgtgatatagtttgacttggcacggagtttaagaaagaaatgaagacttttaaaacttgtggtctaaaacaagccatagatatttgtgtgtaaatcatttcattaaggataaaacgGAAAGTTgcaattaaattatttctaaatatataaatgtatcattctttttgagatacgttaaaaaaaaaagtgtatcacataaattaggatagAGGGAGTAGAACACATTTGTTACACGAGTGTTCCGTGTTGTTTAGTGGTCTTTTTAAAACAATATAAATGACATCATCATAACAAATAAGTAGCGAGCAATTGAActttaaaaggaaaaactaTAAGCAAAAATTAGTGAATAGTAAATCTATTTGATTCACCTAATCGTTGGTCGCTAGTAAAGTTGATAGTTGTACATAATTAGTTGTATTGGTATAACTTCTTATGCAGTTATTCTAATGTATCAATTATTGAGATTAacaattttcttatttctttttatattttaacgACACATAGTTTAACTGCGAATAGGAGCAAATCGGATTATATTTTCCAACCCTGGATTGACAAAATCGTGCCAGATGAAAATTACAgtgcttaattatttattttttgtctttatGCCAACACCTGTTGCTTTCACTTTCAGTTTTAGATATGCATTTGGTTGTAATCTAGATTGCCAGCTCTAGTGCTCTGAATTTTCGTCTACTTTTAAATCACGGAAAAAACTCTTCCAATGCTCATTTTTACTGTCAATTCTTGACGCTGTCACAGTTTCATATTCCTTTTCATACATATCCGCATACGACCAGAATCAAAGTTAATTAGTTTCGTATGCTTTTtataaatttgattttaattttatatacacaaaaaatctTTGCAAGACCATTTTCGTCAATAATATTCAGCTATTTTGTCCATATTTTTAGCAACTGTCAAATAGttaaaagaaaatcttaagACAAACAATTTTGGTTGTTGCATGATAAGAAAATCCAAGTTGTAAAGCTTCGTACATAAGTGTGCATGAGATGTTCATAGGACGAATATCCCAAGGCAAAACAATATGTATGAGACAAAATTAACATCGAACTTACGTAAAAAACTTGGCCTATGTGCGTACCATCTAATAGGAAGGAAGATATATTGCTCTCATTCGCTCCATAGCATCAATTATGATCACTTACAAGCAGTTTCCCGAAAACTTGCCACATATACCTAATCAACAACCTTCTCCTCTATAGAATGCAAATTAATCACTAAaatgtgattaaaaaaaataagattcgttatttagaaaattttaattgtGAATTACATTTTTGATGAAGCATAAGCATGATTTAAATGTGTACTTTTAATTAGAAGTTCCTAGTAGCCCAACAGGATTTACAAACAAAAAAGTATATTAATCGAAAtgtataaaatttcaaacaacGCACAGCTAGCTACcggtatatgtttttttttttccatcgaAACTAACCACTTTGTATTACTACATCAACAAATTACATGGTTTAAATGTACCTTAGCATCATGTACAATCTAACTTGGGAAAAACTTCTCCCGAAAGATCTCTTCAGCAAAGAAATAGAAAATCTAGCTAAATTATGAGCTATTTTGTTCAAACATccagaaatatatatatatatatatatatatatatatatatatatatatatatatatatatatatataaaatcaacatGATCAAACAAGCTTGAGAGCTTCTAGATGTCTTTCACACATCACTTCTATCTCCCACGGAAGTTGGAGCAAAGATGTATTGTTATTTGTTAGTAATACATTGTACCAAGCATTTTCATTGGTTATTAGAAGGCCACGACCGATGATTTCAATCAAGTGTCTGAAATCTTGTTGTTGCAGCCGTGATTTTCCGAAAATTTcgcgcatatatatatttggagaaAAGTTTTTGGATTACTACTGCAGTAGTTCAGTTAAGCATCTATCGCTTTTCTAGTCGTCctcaatattttgatttcaaaactTTATTAGCATGTGATTTTTAAAACAAAGACAAAAATATATTAGACTCTCGGACTTTTTCTTTCAGATGAAAACGTCtactctttaattttaattctaaagTTTTAATGGGGTAATTAAGAAGtgatttttgggatttttactgcaacaactaataaataaaaaatggggAAAAGTTCAAATCTTATGGAATGAGTATGATGATAGAAAGCCCAATACACATCATGTCACCAACATCCCCATCGTCAactattataaaaaaattacaataaaagaGATAAGTGTAATATCTTAAATCACAAGGGAATTCATTGTTACATAGCGAAGCCCAAGGGAAGTTGTCCGAAATTATTCCAGTTTATTTTATTCTAGTGTTAACTGTGAAgtatttaattttgtaaaacATGAATGTGTTCGTAACTAAgaatattaaatataattattaaaattacaAATAGAAAGCCCatgttgtatttattttttacagatttataaaatagaattaatattttttaataattttattatgttagtcacatttatagggttagaataaaattaatttctgCATACAGTTTTTCTGAAGCATAGAATAAAGTTGCTAGAAGTGTATAAAGGTTGCTACTGATTCACTGTTAATAGAATTTTTTATCTTAGTTCAATTAAAATTTGAGCTTAATTAATCGCCTGAATTACGTGTTTTGCTTGAACAAATTAAGCAACaattaatattttaagttgCTAATAACTAAAAAGCTAGGAAGTTAGACCTTTGATCCAGAAAGGTTAGTACATCCATTTGAAGTCAAGTTTGGTGCTTATAGTTCATTGTTCAATGTATTTTGAAACTTGATTAGagttatcatatatcatgccattgaatattatttttgaagCATCAAGGAAGATTTGCTCAATCAACTTGGTCAAAGTTGGTGGTCCATTTTGTATCCTAACTAAAGACTTGTAATTCAGCTAGCTCT from Lycium ferocissimum isolate CSIRO_LF1 chromosome 2, AGI_CSIRO_Lferr_CH_V1, whole genome shotgun sequence includes:
- the LOC132046708 gene encoding GDP-L-galactose phosphorylase 2-like produces the protein MLTIKRVPTLVSNHQDDVPDLGCGRKCLGKCCMPVSRLPLYAFKNDDNEPIENDIHTLPEEECQISFLNNLMLGLWEERMSQGLFRYDVTACESKVIPGRHGFIAQLNEGRHLKKRPTEFRIDKVLQPFDENKFNFTKVGQEEVLFRFEPSTDHKPHYFSGMGVDAGISPSVVAINVSPIEYGHVLLIPRVLDCLPQRIDRDSFAIALHLAKELADPFFRVGYNSLGAFATINHLHFQAYYLSVPFPVEKAPTLKILARKGLGGDGVIVSKLLDYPVRGFAFEGGKGSTVRDLSDAVVNSCISLQNKNIPFNILIAQCGKKIFLFPQCYAEKQALGVVDQELLNTQMNPAVWEISGHMVLKRTEDYNDASEERAWKLLSEVSLSEERFEEVKSYISEAADLQETEGDTSINPEKEIPDSPGPQVASHMPQDCLVLH